The proteins below are encoded in one region of Candidatus Epulonipiscium sp.:
- a CDS encoding GatB/YqeY domain-containing protein, producing the protein MSLKARLMEDMKAAMKEKDTVRKNAIQMVRAAILQVEKDQRIELDEEGILEVILKEVKKRKSALAEIEKSNRQDIIEDSKREIGILMNYLPKQLSDEELEEIINEVISDIGAATMKDMGKIIKAAASKVKGRADNGRISKIVKEKLK; encoded by the coding sequence ATGTCTTTAAAAGCCAGACTTATGGAAGACATGAAAGCAGCGATGAAAGAAAAGGATACTGTCCGAAAGAATGCAATTCAAATGGTTCGTGCTGCAATATTGCAAGTTGAAAAGGACCAAAGAATTGAATTGGACGAGGAAGGCATTCTTGAAGTAATTTTAAAAGAAGTTAAAAAACGTAAGAGTGCCCTTGCCGAAATAGAAAAAAGTAATCGCCAAGATATAATTGAAGATTCAAAAAGGGAAATTGGAATCTTAATGAACTATCTTCCTAAGCAGTTATCTGACGAAGAGCTAGAAGAGATTATCAATGAAGTGATTTCTGATATTGGTGCAGCTACTATGAAAGACATGGGAAAAATTATAAAAGCTGCAGCGTCAAAGGTAAAAGGTCGGGCAGATAACGGAAGAATTAGTAAAATAGTTAAAGAAAAACTAAAGTAA
- the yqfD gene encoding sporulation protein YqfD, whose amino-acid sequence MFLSIWNYLRGYVTIQVSGFSAERFMNLASHRGIYLWDIHRNKGKMQMKVSITGFKLLKDCAKKTKCKVKIVEKKGWPFVAHRYRKRKMMALGIFVFLGILYLMSSFIWVIEISGNERIALEELIEALNSHGVKLGVLKNKIDNTEIEGFLRENFDDISWTAVNIKGTKITIELNETVIKPEIVDQTTPCDLVAEKTGLIVSITTRAGTPKVKPKDIVKKGEVLVSGQLIVKEDEEGVITKYVHADADVIAKTRYEIKHKQPLYYIEKQYTDNIKKQYAISLLDKELNLLKPRISFQHYDKIISNKQLAITKNFVLPVQGITYEYKEYIPVKHKWTIEEAKNLVQEEIQKKLLEQIEKDSEILNQEIQYHPKEDSLGVEAVFTIKEHIDKVQAIDRRKLIDGTKGKDTTDTD is encoded by the coding sequence ATGTTTTTGTCTATATGGAATTATTTGCGAGGCTATGTTACTATACAGGTATCGGGATTTTCCGCAGAAAGGTTTATGAATTTAGCATCCCATAGAGGGATTTATTTGTGGGATATTCATAGAAACAAGGGGAAAATGCAGATGAAAGTAAGTATAACCGGATTTAAGTTATTGAAAGATTGCGCTAAAAAAACAAAATGCAAAGTTAAGATTGTAGAGAAAAAGGGATGGCCTTTTGTCGCCCATAGATATAGAAAAAGAAAGATGATGGCTTTAGGAATATTTGTTTTTCTAGGGATTTTATATCTTATGTCTTCATTTATATGGGTTATAGAAATAAGTGGTAATGAAAGAATTGCCCTAGAGGAATTAATAGAAGCATTAAATAGCCATGGAGTAAAATTAGGAGTTTTGAAAAATAAAATCGATAACACGGAAATAGAAGGCTTCTTAAGGGAAAACTTTGATGATATATCCTGGACAGCTGTGAATATTAAAGGCACAAAAATCACAATAGAATTAAATGAAACTGTAATAAAACCTGAAATTGTAGACCAAACAACCCCCTGTGATTTGGTGGCAGAAAAAACAGGACTGATAGTAAGCATTACAACTAGGGCAGGAACGCCGAAAGTTAAGCCAAAAGATATTGTTAAAAAAGGAGAGGTATTGGTCAGTGGTCAGTTAATTGTAAAAGAAGATGAAGAGGGGGTAATTACAAAATACGTCCATGCCGATGCGGATGTAATCGCTAAAACTAGATATGAGATAAAGCATAAGCAGCCCTTATATTATATAGAAAAACAATATACAGATAATATAAAAAAGCAATATGCTATAAGTTTATTAGATAAAGAATTAAATTTATTAAAACCCCGTATTTCTTTTCAACATTATGATAAAATTATTAGTAACAAACAATTGGCTATCACAAAGAATTTCGTTTTGCCAGTTCAAGGTATTACTTATGAATACAAGGAATATATACCCGTTAAACATAAATGGACTATTGAGGAGGCAAAAAACTTAGTTCAAGAAGAAATACAAAAAAAGCTCCTAGAGCAAATAGAAAAAGATAGCGAGATTTTAAATCAAGAAATACAATATCATCCCAAGGAGGATTCCTTAGGTGTAGAGGCTGTTTTTACAATTAAAGAACATATAGACAAAGTGCAAGCAATCGATAGGAGGAAATTAATTGATGGAACAAAAGGAAAAGACACTACAGATACCGACTGA
- a CDS encoding CapA family protein, with the protein MKKTYCLFYLLTLVFLTSCGQTKESNEIVANWNIEGNTQVAMAINGENSNVVLEEISIEKKEPEIHSAKMKVVGDIMVHEWQIEAAFDKESNTYDFGRQFELVKPFLEDGDITIGNLETTLAGSEAGYSGYPRFNTPDSLGDSLKDSGFDILTTANNHSLDTNAKGALRTLDILDKLEIEHTGTYRSQEESEQIIIKEVNTISFAFLSYTYGTNGIPIPKEHSYLVNLIDMEKMKADIRKAKGLSPDFIVVSIHFGEEYQEYPNGNQKQIVDELFDVGADIILGSHPHVIQSMETRKITRDDGSEKICFVIYSLGNFVSSQRTPLYPPRDAGIILNLDFEKIENEKAELKSVSFMPTWVQFSKKDGKRLIRVIGNNLSEEELKEELNGDEINRFKSTREYILQHLLGENEIRIKDDFYVYPF; encoded by the coding sequence ATGAAAAAAACATACTGTTTATTTTACCTCTTAACACTTGTTTTTTTAACTTCCTGCGGACAGACGAAAGAAAGCAATGAGATAGTGGCCAACTGGAATATAGAAGGAAATACACAAGTGGCAATGGCTATTAATGGAGAAAACAGTAATGTTGTTTTGGAAGAAATATCTATAGAAAAAAAAGAACCAGAAATACATTCTGCAAAAATGAAAGTTGTAGGAGATATTATGGTCCATGAGTGGCAGATAGAAGCTGCCTTTGATAAAGAAAGTAATACCTATGATTTCGGTAGACAATTTGAATTGGTAAAACCCTTTTTAGAAGATGGGGATATTACAATAGGTAATTTAGAAACTACCCTTGCAGGTTCAGAAGCCGGTTATAGCGGTTATCCGAGGTTTAATACTCCAGATTCCCTAGGAGATAGTTTGAAAGATTCTGGATTTGATATACTTACCACGGCTAATAATCATTCCTTGGACACAAATGCAAAAGGCGCCCTTAGAACCTTAGATATATTGGATAAGTTAGAAATTGAACATACAGGTACATACAGAAGTCAAGAAGAAAGCGAGCAGATAATAATCAAAGAAGTAAATACTATTTCCTTTGCTTTTTTATCCTATACATATGGGACTAATGGTATACCAATTCCTAAAGAGCATTCTTATTTAGTTAACTTAATCGATATGGAAAAAATGAAAGCAGATATAAGAAAAGCTAAAGGTTTGTCCCCAGATTTTATTGTTGTAAGTATTCATTTTGGAGAGGAATATCAAGAATATCCCAACGGGAATCAAAAGCAGATAGTGGACGAATTATTTGATGTCGGGGCTGATATAATATTAGGTTCCCATCCCCATGTCATTCAGTCTATGGAAACAAGAAAAATTACAAGGGATGATGGTAGTGAAAAGATATGTTTTGTGATATATTCTCTGGGTAACTTTGTTTCTTCTCAAAGAACACCCCTTTATCCTCCAAGAGATGCAGGAATTATATTAAATTTGGATTTTGAAAAAATAGAAAATGAAAAAGCAGAATTGAAATCAGTATCATTTATGCCTACATGGGTGCAGTTTAGCAAGAAAGACGGGAAAAGACTAATAAGAGTTATAGGAAACAATTTATCCGAAGAAGAATTAAAGGAAGAATTAAATGGAGATGAAATAAATAGGTTCAAAAGCACAAGGGAGTATATATTGCAGCATCTATTAGGAGAAAATGAAATAAGAATAAAGGACGATTTTTATGTGTATCCTTTTTAA
- a CDS encoding PhoH family protein: MEQKEKTLQIPTEYISNIFGKFDENLKIIEKSFNVEIVNRGEHIKIIGNEGDINKTLRTLKQLITLADKKETIATQNIQYIISLVGENKEEEYSQIHSDFICMTINGKQIKSKTLGQKKYVNMIRNNVVVFGVGPAGTGKTYLAMAMAITALKNNEVNRIILTRPAIEAGEKLGFLPGDLQSKVDPYLRPLYDALYEIMGAETFLKNMEKGIIEVAPLAYMRGRTLDNSFIVLDEAQNTTPEQMKMFLTRIGFGSKAVVTGDITQIDLPTGKKSGLTEALKVLKEVEGVGISLLSKNDVVRHPLVQKIIQAYEKYENKKDKKR, translated from the coding sequence ATGGAACAAAAGGAAAAGACACTACAGATACCGACTGAATATATTTCTAATATTTTTGGAAAGTTTGATGAGAACCTAAAGATAATTGAAAAATCATTTAATGTTGAAATTGTAAATAGAGGCGAACACATAAAAATCATCGGGAATGAAGGGGATATAAATAAAACCCTTCGTACCCTTAAACAACTTATTACTTTGGCAGATAAGAAAGAAACGATAGCCACCCAAAATATACAATATATAATTTCCTTGGTGGGAGAAAATAAAGAAGAAGAATACAGTCAAATACACTCAGATTTTATATGCATGACAATCAATGGAAAACAAATAAAGAGCAAAACCTTAGGACAAAAGAAATATGTTAACATGATAAGAAATAATGTAGTCGTATTTGGAGTGGGACCAGCAGGGACAGGGAAAACTTATCTAGCTATGGCTATGGCAATTACCGCCTTAAAAAACAATGAAGTAAACAGGATTATTTTAACAAGACCTGCCATAGAAGCAGGGGAAAAATTAGGATTTTTGCCGGGAGATTTGCAAAGTAAGGTAGACCCATATCTTAGACCGTTATACGATGCATTATATGAAATCATGGGGGCAGAAACCTTTCTAAAAAACATGGAAAAGGGTATAATTGAGGTGGCACCTTTAGCTTATATGCGGGGGCGAACCCTAGATAATTCTTTTATTGTTTTGGACGAGGCTCAAAACACAACTCCTGAACAAATGAAGATGTTTTTAACCCGTATAGGTTTTGGTTCTAAGGCTGTTGTGACGGGAGATATTACACAAATTGACTTGCCAACTGGTAAAAAATCAGGATTAACAGAAGCACTTAAGGTACTAAAGGAAGTAGAAGGGGTGGGAATTTCCCTTCTATCTAAAAACGATGTGGTAAGGCATCCATTGGTTCAAAAAATAATACAAGCTTATGAAAAATATGAGAACAAAAAAGATAAGAAAAGGTAG
- a CDS encoding DUF502 domain-containing protein: MKEPRTYKNLMKQSLLDLRRLFLSGLVSILPLALTFYAIGLVFNFTDRIPREIIARIIVFFFSLFNINIPIEEANIPGLGLITSIFIIMVAGYISANWIGKGIIRSLEIWFLKIPIIGNIYTAFSQIMDTIFTKKKNAFKDVVLLEYPYRGCYAIGFITTDTPLKFKGLIEKNLAVVFVPTTPNPTSGFMLMMEKNEIYKLNISVEEAIKMVVSGGILAPYKFLDTSN, from the coding sequence ATGAAAGAGCCAAGAACCTATAAAAATTTAATGAAACAGAGCCTTTTAGACTTGCGGAGGTTGTTTTTATCGGGATTGGTATCCATACTCCCCCTTGCTTTGACTTTTTATGCAATTGGACTGGTTTTCAATTTTACTGATAGGATTCCAAGGGAAATAATTGCAAGAATAATCGTTTTTTTCTTTTCCTTATTCAATATAAATATCCCGATTGAGGAAGCTAATATTCCAGGGTTGGGGCTTATTACCAGCATTTTTATAATTATGGTTGCAGGGTATATTTCTGCAAATTGGATTGGAAAGGGCATAATTAGATCCCTAGAAATATGGTTTCTAAAGATACCTATAATAGGAAACATATATACAGCCTTTAGCCAAATCATGGATACCATTTTTACCAAAAAGAAGAATGCATTTAAGGATGTGGTGTTGCTTGAATACCCCTATAGGGGATGCTATGCCATAGGCTTTATAACCACTGATACTCCTTTGAAGTTTAAGGGACTTATTGAAAAAAACCTTGCTGTTGTATTTGTGCCTACAACACCTAACCCTACATCAGGTTTTATGTTAATGATGGAAAAAAATGAAATATATAAACTGAATATTTCCGTTGAAGAAGCAATCAAGATGGTTGTTTCAGGGGGAATACTAGCTCCGTATAAATTCTTGGATACATCGAACTAA
- the cdd gene encoding cytidine deaminase, translating to MDYSELIKKALEAKEKAYVPYSHFKVGAALLTKSGEIFTGCNIENSSFGATNCAERTAIFKAISEGENEFRAIAVMSSSGDFTYPCGICRQVISEFTRDIKIVLGNNKGDIKIFTIKDFLPYAFTKNDIK from the coding sequence ATGGATTATAGTGAACTTATTAAAAAAGCTTTAGAAGCTAAGGAAAAAGCATATGTTCCATACTCTCACTTTAAGGTAGGGGCTGCACTTTTAACTAAAAGTGGGGAAATATTTACGGGCTGCAATATAGAAAACTCTTCTTTTGGGGCTACAAATTGTGCGGAGCGGACTGCCATTTTTAAAGCTATTTCCGAAGGGGAAAATGAATTTAGGGCCATTGCCGTAATGAGCAGCTCTGGGGATTTCACATATCCCTGTGGTATATGCAGACAAGTAATTTCGGAATTTACAAGAGATATAAAGATAGTGTTAGGAAATAATAAAGGAGATATTAAGATTTTTACAATTAAAGATTTTTTACCTTATGCATTTACAAAAAACGATATTAAATAA
- a CDS encoding 30S ribosomal protein S21, giving the protein MSEVIVRENESLDSALRRFKRNCAKAGIMQEIRKREHYEKPSVKRKKKSEAARKKIK; this is encoded by the coding sequence ATGTCAGAGGTTATCGTCAGAGAAAATGAATCCTTAGATAGTGCTCTGCGCCGTTTTAAAAGAAACTGTGCAAAAGCTGGAATTATGCAAGAGATTCGTAAACGAGAACATTACGAAAAACCAAGTGTTAAACGTAAAAAGAAATCAGAAGCTGCTAGAAAAAAGATTAAATAA
- the yqfC gene encoding sporulation protein YqfC — protein sequence MSNRKKKKQKQKKELQPIGIKKKMTDILDLPKEVILNLPIISMVGNEEMHIENYKGILEYDNERIRIYTSNGILKLEGRGLFLRAMTTEEIVVKGTILKMEFLV from the coding sequence ATGAGTAATAGAAAAAAAAAGAAACAAAAACAGAAAAAAGAATTACAACCAATTGGTATAAAGAAGAAAATGACAGATATATTAGATCTCCCAAAAGAAGTTATTTTAAATCTCCCAATCATTTCAATGGTAGGAAATGAGGAAATGCATATTGAAAATTATAAAGGAATATTGGAATATGACAATGAAAGAATAAGAATATATACATCAAATGGAATCCTTAAATTAGAAGGTCGTGGATTATTTTTAAGAGCTATGACAACAGAAGAAATTGTAGTTAAGGGGACTATTCTTAAGATGGAATTTTTAGTTTAG
- a CDS encoding YqzL family protein, whose product MLEKVFWDVFKKTGNIEAYLASKECTHCKFNEEVSEELFPHIKHSKEEKAKER is encoded by the coding sequence TTGCTAGAAAAAGTTTTTTGGGATGTATTTAAAAAGACAGGAAATATTGAAGCTTATCTTGCCTCAAAGGAATGTACTCATTGTAAATTTAATGAAGAGGTTTCAGAAGAATTGTTTCCTCATATTAAGCATAGTAAAGAAGAAAAAGCTAAAGAAAGATGA
- a CDS encoding GTPase Era gives MKSDYRSGFVTLIGRPNVGKSTLMNRFIGEKVAIMSDKPQTTRNKIQSILTKDEYQVVFIDTPGIHKPKHKLGQYMVKAAENTLNEVDIILMLIEPSQNVGQGDKYIISGLRDIKTPVILIINKIDTVKKENLLEIIDSYKDLYNFADIIPISAYTGENCDRLLETIYKKLPEGPQYFPADMITDQPERQLVGELIREKALHLLQQEVPHGIAVEVESMKTREDSDIVDIQAVIYCERDSHKSIIIGKQGSMLKQIGIRSRRDIERLLGSKIYLELWVKVKKNWRDDSFTLKNFGFDPKSI, from the coding sequence TTGAAATCGGATTATCGTTCGGGTTTTGTTACCCTTATTGGAAGACCCAATGTGGGGAAATCAACATTAATGAATCGGTTTATAGGAGAAAAGGTAGCTATCATGTCTGACAAACCTCAGACTACTAGGAATAAGATACAAAGCATTTTGACAAAGGATGAATATCAAGTTGTTTTTATCGATACTCCGGGAATTCATAAGCCAAAACATAAACTAGGCCAGTATATGGTTAAGGCTGCTGAAAATACATTGAATGAAGTTGACATCATATTAATGCTCATAGAACCGTCTCAAAATGTTGGGCAGGGGGATAAATATATTATTTCCGGACTTAGGGATATTAAAACTCCTGTTATTTTAATCATTAATAAAATTGATACCGTAAAAAAAGAAAATCTATTGGAAATTATAGATAGTTATAAGGATTTATATAACTTTGCCGATATTATTCCTATTTCAGCATACACTGGCGAAAACTGCGACAGATTACTAGAAACAATTTATAAAAAGCTTCCAGAGGGGCCGCAATATTTCCCAGCGGATATGATTACGGACCAGCCGGAAAGACAATTAGTTGGAGAACTCATCCGTGAAAAGGCCTTGCACCTATTGCAACAGGAAGTTCCCCACGGGATTGCTGTAGAAGTAGAAAGCATGAAAACTAGAGAAGATAGTGATATAGTTGATATACAGGCAGTCATATATTGTGAGAGGGATTCTCATAAATCGATTATCATAGGGAAGCAAGGAAGTATGTTAAAGCAAATTGGAATAAGGTCGCGAAGGGATATAGAAAGACTCCTAGGTTCGAAGATATACTTGGAGTTATGGGTAAAGGTGAAGAAAAATTGGAGGGATGATTCCTTTACTTTAAAAAATTTTGGGTTTGATCCAAAGTCTATTTGA
- a CDS encoding HDIG domain-containing protein: MSRGRIVRVLLIIISFVLTVSVIMSGEYFKRSEDIKVGAVSSKRFIAPRETENVFATERKKDEIRNSIEPLYKQDTKVGEQAVIKVESLFDNIEETRRFIEEQKKIQNEILRKQESAKPMGAEDSEEFEDMEKEVNQDIKEYSIEDIIEMTKHQLEEYKKQSPISLSHEEFEFLIKMNSGDRNELENQCISAVETTFSMGIREETKTKNILDVKEHFENLNMEDNIKIVGYDIVASVIRANMIIDEDATYKMLEEKLQKVEPVIILNGQKIVDEGEIVTDEIYSILNDLGFIKKDFKESTIQYIGIVLLIVILQSFVYAYIWFFNKSIVESRKEMLLLFSIYSISIIMIRFMSSLDFAWIPIPIAGMLLAILLDVRLGIILNGYITIVGVLINKEGLSFMIFFLIVGTIFSMLVMNTYKRNRILWVGFIAGALNAVTLLSIEMFLNNTYTPSISYICLYGFISGVLAVIITVGSLPFWEVAFDVVTPIKLLELTNPDQPLLKRLLIEAPGTYHHSLVVANLAETAAADIGANPLLAKVGSYYHDIGKIIYPQYFKENQALDNPHDYMESSVSAKIIQQHITNGIKMASEYKLPRAIKDMITQHHGTTLIQYFYHKAIKIGPEEEISKADFSYEGPIPQSKEAAIIMLADTAEAAVRSMEFQDKNKEKNEELVRKLVKSKLDEGQLDDSNLTIKDLEMIIQAFMKVFNGMYHERIKYPEKLKEKNSEHSNGK, from the coding sequence TTGAGTAGGGGGCGAATAGTAAGAGTTTTACTAATTATAATATCTTTTGTATTAACCGTATCTGTAATTATGTCAGGGGAATATTTTAAAAGATCGGAAGACATTAAAGTAGGCGCTGTTTCTTCAAAAAGATTCATTGCTCCTAGAGAAACGGAGAATGTATTTGCTACGGAAAGAAAAAAAGATGAAATAAGAAATAGTATAGAACCGCTATATAAACAGGATACTAAAGTAGGAGAACAAGCAGTTATAAAAGTAGAATCCCTATTTGATAATATAGAAGAGACAAGAAGATTTATAGAGGAACAAAAAAAGATACAAAATGAAATACTAAGAAAACAGGAATCTGCAAAGCCTATGGGAGCAGAAGACTCCGAAGAGTTCGAGGATATGGAAAAGGAAGTAAACCAGGATATTAAAGAGTATTCGATAGAAGATATAATAGAAATGACAAAGCACCAACTAGAAGAATACAAAAAACAATCGCCTATATCCTTATCCCATGAAGAGTTCGAATTTCTTATTAAAATGAATTCAGGCGATAGGAATGAATTAGAAAATCAATGCATTAGCGCCGTTGAAACTACATTTAGTATGGGCATTAGGGAAGAGACAAAAACCAAAAATATATTGGATGTGAAAGAACATTTTGAAAATCTTAATATGGAAGATAATATTAAAATTGTTGGATATGATATCGTTGCCTCTGTCATCCGAGCTAATATGATCATAGATGAAGATGCAACCTATAAGATGCTAGAAGAAAAACTTCAAAAAGTTGAACCGGTTATAATCCTTAATGGACAAAAGATTGTTGATGAAGGAGAAATAGTCACAGACGAAATATACAGTATATTAAATGACTTGGGATTTATTAAGAAGGACTTTAAAGAAAGTACAATACAGTATATAGGGATTGTCTTGTTAATAGTTATCCTACAAAGCTTTGTATATGCATATATATGGTTTTTCAATAAATCTATTGTTGAAAGTAGAAAAGAAATGCTTTTACTTTTTTCAATTTATAGTATTAGTATTATTATGATTAGATTTATGAGTTCCTTAGATTTTGCATGGATTCCTATTCCAATTGCAGGTATGCTCTTGGCGATTTTACTGGATGTGCGATTAGGAATTATCTTAAACGGTTATATTACAATAGTTGGGGTTCTGATTAATAAAGAAGGATTAAGTTTTATGATATTTTTCCTAATAGTAGGAACAATTTTTTCAATGCTTGTTATGAACACTTATAAAAGGAATAGAATTTTATGGGTAGGTTTTATAGCAGGTGCCCTAAATGCCGTTACCTTACTAAGCATCGAAATGTTCCTAAATAATACATATACCCCATCCATTTCATATATCTGTTTGTATGGATTTATAAGTGGTGTTTTGGCTGTTATTATCACTGTTGGCAGTCTTCCCTTTTGGGAAGTGGCTTTTGATGTTGTAACCCCTATAAAGCTACTTGAATTGACAAATCCCGATCAACCTCTATTAAAAAGATTATTAATAGAAGCCCCGGGGACATATCACCATAGCTTAGTAGTGGCTAATCTAGCAGAAACAGCCGCCGCTGATATAGGTGCTAATCCTCTTTTGGCTAAAGTGGGAAGTTATTATCATGATATTGGTAAAATTATATATCCCCAATACTTTAAAGAAAATCAAGCATTAGACAATCCCCATGATTACATGGAGTCCTCCGTTAGTGCAAAGATTATTCAACAACATATTACTAATGGAATCAAAATGGCTTCCGAGTATAAATTACCAAGGGCTATTAAGGATATGATTACTCAACATCATGGGACAACCTTAATTCAATATTTTTATCATAAAGCAATTAAAATTGGCCCTGAGGAAGAAATTTCAAAAGCAGATTTTAGCTATGAAGGGCCTATACCTCAATCAAAAGAAGCAGCAATAATTATGTTGGCAGATACAGCAGAGGCGGCAGTTCGCTCCATGGAGTTCCAAGACAAAAATAAAGAAAAAAATGAAGAATTAGTTAGAAAACTAGTAAAAAGCAAACTAGATGAAGGACAATTAGATGATAGCAATCTTACTATAAAAGACTTAGAAATGATTATTCAGGCCTTTATGAAAGTCTTTAATGGTATGTATCACGAAAGAATAAAATACCCTGAAAAGCTAAAGGAGAAAAACAGTGAACATTCTAATGGAAAATAA
- the ybeY gene encoding rRNA maturation RNase YbeY: protein MENNTSFLLSDNIKTLIHKIIEQTLREERYPSTVEISLTFVGNEEIQRINNEFRNIDKATDVLSFPLLEFEASDDENDEEFSLEGLDDYMNPDTGDLMLGDIIISVDKAKEQAREYGHSIEREIGFLIAHSMFHLMGYDHMTEDEEKEMVEKQERVLGLVGLGR, encoded by the coding sequence ATGGAAAATAACACTTCATTTTTATTAAGCGATAACATAAAAACCCTAATACATAAAATTATTGAACAAACACTAAGGGAAGAAAGATATCCATCTACCGTTGAAATCAGTCTTACCTTTGTAGGTAATGAAGAAATACAAAGGATAAATAACGAGTTTAGAAATATTGATAAGGCTACGGATGTTCTTTCTTTTCCGCTATTAGAATTTGAAGCATCCGATGATGAAAATGACGAAGAGTTTTCCTTAGAGGGTTTAGATGATTATATGAACCCTGATACTGGGGACTTGATGCTGGGTGACATTATAATTTCAGTGGATAAGGCTAAGGAACAGGCTAGGGAATATGGGCATTCTATAGAAAGAGAAATAGGATTTTTAATAGCTCACAGTATGTTTCATCTGATGGGATATGATCATATGACGGAGGATGAAGAAAAAGAAATGGTAGAAAAACAAGAAAGAGTGTTAGGTTTAGTGGGACTTGGAAGATAG